Proteins co-encoded in one Streptomyces sp. NBC_00557 genomic window:
- a CDS encoding IS3 family transposase (programmed frameshift), protein MGTYKYPVEFRADAVALARSSGRPVSRIAAELGVNHETLRQWIKAAEKAERPEAIAESAKDAEIAALRKQVRELEMERDILRRAAKYFGGRDELVSRFEFVADHRDAFGVKRLCTVLNLSRSGFYRWLKTAPARAAKKADDAALTRRIRKVHTESGKTYGAKRITAELRAGGVMVNRKRIERLMRQHGIQGRRLKRRHRTTIPDPAAQAVPDLLRRNFTASAPDRAWVGDITYLPVAGGKFLYLATVIDVFSRRLLGWSMAEHMRAELVIDALNAAVRTRGGQGDGIIFHSDHGAQYGSKAFADACHQAGILRSMGAVGTSADNAAAESFFASLKREILPDRRGWPSERAARLAVFRWLGFYNHRRRHSTIGYLAPVAFEQRSTTLAIAA, encoded by the exons GAGACGCTGCGGCAGTGGATCAAGGCCGCGGAGAAGGCCGAGAGGCCCGAGGCGATCGCGGAGTCCGCGAAGGACGCGGAGATCGCGGCCTTGCGCAAGCAGGTCCGCGAGCTGGAGATGGAACGTGACATCCTGCGTCGGGCGGCCAAGTATTTTG GCGGGCGAGACGAACTGGTGAGCCGCTTCGAGTTCGTTGCCGACCATCGCGACGCCTTTGGCGTGAAGCGGCTGTGCACCGTGCTGAATCTGTCCCGGTCCGGGTTCTACCGGTGGCTGAAGACCGCCCCGGCGCGCGCAGCGAAGAAGGCCGACGACGCCGCGCTCACCCGGCGGATACGCAAGGTGCACACAGAGTCCGGGAAGACGTACGGGGCCAAGCGGATCACCGCCGAACTCCGCGCGGGCGGTGTGATGGTGAACCGCAAGCGCATCGAGCGACTCATGCGCCAACACGGCATCCAGGGGCGGAGGTTGAAGCGGCGGCACCGCACCACGATCCCGGACCCCGCCGCCCAGGCGGTGCCCGATCTGCTGCGGCGGAACTTCACCGCGTCCGCCCCCGACCGGGCCTGGGTCGGTGACATCACCTATCTGCCCGTCGCCGGCGGGAAATTCCTTTATCTGGCCACTGTCATCGACGTGTTCTCTCGTCGCCTGCTGGGCTGGTCGATGGCCGAGCACATGCGGGCCGAGCTCGTCATCGACGCGCTCAACGCGGCCGTCCGCACTCGCGGTGGACAGGGGGACGGCATCATTTTCCACAGCGATCACGGGGCTCAGTACGGGTCGAAGGCGTTCGCCGACGCCTGCCACCAGGCCGGGATTCTCCGATCCATGGGAGCGGTCGGCACCTCCGCGGACAACGCCGCCGCGGAGTCGTTCTTCGCCTCGCTCAAGCGGGAGATCCTTCCCGACCGGCGCGGCTGGCCGAGCGAACGAGCCGCCCGGCTCGCGGTCTTCCGCTGGCTCGGCTTCTACAACCACCGGCGCAGGCACTCCACAATCGGCTACCTCGCGCCGGTCGCCTTCGAACAGAGATCAACTACGCTGGCCATCGCTGCATGA
- a CDS encoding Mu transposase C-terminal domain-containing protein: MVENLSRCADRMLFAALPGCTVTPSPGRVKKEPADCDGPLLTFMEFTAEVLAWTTWWNTEHRPDGLTGQTPIGAWQVDPSPFSNISEAALWALMLEDDGRVRKLTSHGVRWRGRDYVGAWMAGRVGRSIRIRYMPHRDHEIEVFDPAGQHLGSAHLADAAKPEQLDALRRTRTARARRLREEAKKAQALRRQRFAPATVPTPAQRLGAVTAAEAVSGLQAAAHSDMATLALPGLIPPAPPPEDWNTPPSLRPTPGPQPADGEGTR, translated from the coding sequence ATGGTGGAGAACCTCAGTCGGTGTGCGGACCGCATGCTCTTCGCCGCCCTGCCCGGATGCACCGTCACCCCTTCGCCCGGGCGCGTCAAGAAGGAGCCCGCCGACTGTGATGGGCCCCTGCTGACCTTCATGGAGTTCACCGCCGAGGTCCTGGCCTGGACGACGTGGTGGAACACCGAGCACCGCCCTGACGGCTTGACCGGCCAGACCCCCATCGGGGCATGGCAGGTGGATCCCTCGCCGTTCTCCAACATCTCTGAGGCCGCTCTATGGGCTCTGATGCTGGAGGACGACGGCCGGGTGCGGAAGCTGACCAGCCACGGCGTGCGCTGGCGAGGCCGCGACTACGTCGGTGCGTGGATGGCCGGCCGGGTCGGCCGCAGTATCCGTATCCGCTACATGCCTCATCGCGATCACGAGATCGAGGTCTTCGACCCCGCCGGGCAGCACCTCGGATCCGCTCACCTCGCCGACGCCGCCAAGCCCGAGCAACTCGATGCCCTGCGCCGCACCCGTACCGCACGAGCGCGCCGCCTGCGCGAGGAGGCCAAGAAGGCTCAGGCTCTGCGCCGGCAGCGCTTCGCCCCGGCCACCGTTCCCACGCCCGCGCAGCGCCTGGGCGCCGTGACGGCAGCCGAAGCCGTCTCCGGACTCCAAGCCGCGGCCCACAGCGACATGGCCACCCTCGCCCTCCCCGGCCTGATCCCACCCGCACCGCCACCCGAGGACTGGAACACCCCGCCCAGCCTGCGCCCCACACCCGGGCCTCAGCCCGCCGACGGCGAAGGAACGCGATGA
- a CDS encoding S8 family peptidase: MATAPAQAATPVGWEGQALDLSAAQQQSQGDGVTVALLDSGVVPDHPALKGKVTTGPDYRQDGLHLGDPDWGQHGTAMASDVLKVAPKAKILSVRVTSDKDNEKNLPKELEDLRKQSDSPIAEGIRYAVDHGANVISMSIGSGDLFSSFSGSEAEAVAYAIRKGVTLLASAGNSGDTLNENSYPAGYAGVIAVAATKPGGGRADFSTVHTYNDVAAPGVGIISAKTTGGYEPINGTSPACALAAGVVALMKSKNPSLSPAQTNDVLIATAHHPAGGESALLGYGPINADAAVKAATSPPKDMTGPVAYKGRAHFAAPDGTSKTTHPPLEQGMWTTGLLAGGGGLVVLVGGVLLARSGRRIR; the protein is encoded by the coding sequence GTGGCCACCGCGCCCGCACAAGCGGCCACTCCCGTCGGATGGGAAGGGCAGGCACTCGACCTGTCCGCTGCGCAGCAGCAGAGCCAGGGTGACGGAGTGACGGTCGCGCTCCTCGACAGCGGGGTGGTGCCCGACCATCCAGCCCTGAAGGGAAAGGTGACCACCGGCCCCGACTACCGTCAGGACGGGCTGCACCTCGGGGACCCGGACTGGGGACAGCACGGCACGGCCATGGCCTCGGACGTTCTCAAGGTGGCCCCGAAAGCCAAGATCCTCTCGGTGCGCGTCACCTCCGACAAAGACAACGAGAAAAACCTGCCGAAAGAGTTGGAAGATCTGCGGAAGCAAAGCGATAGCCCGATCGCCGAAGGTATTCGCTACGCGGTCGACCATGGGGCCAACGTAATCTCCATGTCGATCGGTAGCGGAGACCTGTTCAGCAGCTTCAGCGGCTCCGAGGCCGAGGCCGTGGCTTATGCCATCCGTAAGGGCGTAACGCTACTCGCTTCAGCGGGCAACTCGGGCGACACACTCAACGAGAACTCGTACCCAGCCGGATACGCGGGCGTGATCGCGGTGGCCGCCACGAAACCCGGCGGTGGGCGCGCCGACTTCTCCACCGTGCACACCTACAACGATGTGGCCGCCCCCGGTGTCGGCATCATCAGCGCGAAGACCACCGGCGGTTACGAGCCGATCAACGGCACCTCCCCCGCATGCGCGCTGGCGGCCGGCGTGGTCGCGCTCATGAAGTCAAAGAACCCTAGCCTGAGCCCTGCCCAGACGAATGACGTCCTGATCGCCACCGCCCACCACCCTGCAGGCGGTGAGAGTGCCCTGCTGGGATACGGACCGATCAATGCAGATGCAGCGGTGAAGGCGGCCACCTCGCCTCCCAAGGACATGACAGGTCCGGTGGCTTACAAGGGCAGGGCACACTTCGCGGCTCCGGACGGCACATCGAAGACCACGCACCCGCCGCTGGAGCAAGGGATGTGGACCACGGGCTTGCTTGCCGGCGGCGGAGGGTTGGTGGTCTTGGTCGGCGGTGTACTCCTCGCACGGTCGGGCCGTCGCATCCGCTAG
- a CDS encoding ATP-binding protein yields MTGQLPPRETDHHTQLPDAAVVTTRALLAARENITDTIEAGAMMCLHGPAGVGKTLAANVCLRELERARGEEVCRIAFRARPTARAVRHELFAALGLPGEPPRHPSEFDRLLLDSLAAQPRTLVVDEAQWLNRETFRVLPVRLGSPVLADRDRLRRW; encoded by the coding sequence ATGACAGGCCAGCTGCCACCCCGGGAAACGGACCACCACACGCAGCTCCCTGACGCTGCAGTGGTGACAACCCGCGCGCTCCTGGCCGCCCGGGAGAACATCACGGACACGATCGAGGCCGGGGCGATGATGTGCCTCCACGGCCCGGCCGGCGTTGGTAAAACCCTCGCCGCCAATGTCTGCCTGCGCGAGCTCGAACGAGCCCGTGGTGAGGAGGTCTGCCGGATCGCTTTCCGGGCTCGCCCCACCGCCCGCGCGGTGCGCCACGAACTCTTCGCAGCGCTCGGTTTGCCGGGCGAACCTCCGCGTCACCCGTCCGAGTTCGACCGGTTGCTCCTGGACTCCCTCGCAGCCCAGCCGCGTACGTTGGTCGTGGACGAAGCGCAGTGGCTCAATCGGGAGACGTTTCGAGTACTTCCGGTTCGTCTGGGATCACCCGTACTCGCAGATCGCGATCGTCTTCGCCGGTGGTGA